The Fulvivirga ligni genome window below encodes:
- a CDS encoding glycoside hydrolase family 130 protein, whose amino-acid sequence MKSSYKPMKLTAAALSIMLLGACQGPSKETTEESDTLQTEARIETTADDWILGPFVRPEGINPVISPKEETSFNDPMSGKAIAWESNDTFNPAATVMGDSIYVLYRAEDKSGVGIGERTSRLGLAATADGFTMNRRDTPVMYPKDDAQKQNEWTGGCEDPRVAVTEDGLYVMLYTQWNKKVARLAVATSKNLVDWDKHGPTFQKAFDGKYKDRFSKSASIITQVKDGKKVITKVNGKYWMYWGEKGIFAATSDDLINWTPIEENGELKPLISPRKGYFDSQLTEAGPPAVITDKGIVLMYNGKNLADGGDTTYTANSYCAGQVLFDKNAPTKVLHRLDKPFLVPSESFEKSGQYPDGTVFIEGLVYFKDKWYLYYGCADSRVSVAVYTPE is encoded by the coding sequence ATGAAATCTTCATATAAACCAATGAAGCTCACCGCTGCTGCACTAAGTATCATGTTGCTTGGTGCTTGTCAAGGTCCGAGCAAAGAAACAACCGAAGAGAGTGACACTCTCCAAACTGAGGCGAGGATCGAAACGACAGCAGATGATTGGATATTAGGACCTTTCGTAAGACCAGAAGGCATTAATCCTGTGATCTCACCAAAGGAAGAGACTTCTTTTAATGATCCTATGTCTGGCAAAGCCATAGCCTGGGAGTCTAATGACACTTTCAACCCTGCTGCCACCGTAATGGGTGACAGTATTTATGTATTATACCGGGCTGAAGACAAGTCTGGTGTAGGCATTGGTGAACGAACCTCAAGACTAGGGCTAGCGGCCACTGCCGATGGCTTTACCATGAATAGAAGAGATACTCCGGTAATGTATCCCAAAGATGATGCTCAAAAGCAAAACGAATGGACCGGTGGATGTGAAGACCCTCGGGTAGCCGTTACCGAAGATGGCCTTTATGTAATGCTCTACACCCAATGGAATAAGAAAGTGGCTCGACTGGCTGTAGCTACATCAAAAAACTTAGTGGACTGGGATAAGCATGGACCAACTTTCCAGAAGGCATTTGACGGAAAATATAAAGATAGATTCAGTAAATCAGCTTCCATTATTACGCAGGTGAAAGACGGAAAAAAGGTGATAACTAAAGTAAATGGCAAGTATTGGATGTACTGGGGTGAGAAGGGCATATTTGCAGCCACTTCAGATGATTTGATTAACTGGACTCCAATTGAAGAGAATGGAGAACTAAAACCACTGATCTCACCACGAAAAGGTTATTTCGATAGTCAGCTTACTGAAGCTGGACCTCCAGCGGTAATCACAGACAAAGGTATAGTGCTGATGTACAATGGTAAAAACCTTGCGGATGGGGGAGACACCACTTATACGGCTAATAGCTACTGCGCAGGGCAGGTATTATTTGATAAGAACGCTCCTACCAAAGTACTTCATCGCTTAGATAAGCCTTTCCTGGTTCCTTCAGAATCATTTGAGAAAAGTGGCCAATATCCTGATGGCACAGTGTTCATTGAAGGATTAGTGTACTTCAAAGATAAGTGGTACCTGTACTATGGCTGTGCCGACTCCAGAGTTTCAGTGGCTGTATACACACCAGAGTAA